A region of the Deinococcus aquiradiocola genome:
CGTCCCTGTCTTCCCGACTGGCGGGGGAGGGGAGGCCGGGTCGGTGGTCGGGCCGTCAGTCACCCTGCTCCCCGTGACCTTGCTGCCCGTGGCTGCCGTTCGCGCGGGCCTGCGCGAGCGTGTAGGCGGCGACCGCCAGGATGATCGCGGCGAGCGCCAGCCCCAGCGTCAGGATGCTGCTGCTCCCGTCCCACTTGATGGCCAGCTTGAAGAACTCCACCACCAGCGCCACCACCACGATCCCCAGCAGCTTGTTCTTGAGGTCGTCGAAGGTCCGGATGTGCAGCCAGTCCGGCAGGTCGTCGAGCTGCTGCACGAACAGCGCCTGCAGCCCGATGCTGATGATCAGCAGGGCCGTCGCGACGAGCAGCACGTCCGCCTGCTCGATGGCCGACACGAGCAGCGTCTTGAGGGTGCTGCTCTGCCCCAGGCCCGGCAGGGCCGCCCACAGTTCGTGCACCGTCTGCACCGTCCCGAAGATGTACAGCGCCAGCGAGAACAGGAAGCTGGACAGCACGCCGAACTCCACGATGAGCAGCGTCAGGCCGAACCCGCGCCGCGCCAGCCCCTGCCGCAGCGGACTGCCCGCTGCCGGGGCGGGGGAGCGTTCGGGTGCCGGGTCGGGCCGTTCGGGGGAAGTCACGCGTTCAGGATGCCACAGCCGGGAAGGTCACGGCCGCCCTTCACAGCGGCTCCAGCCGGTCCCCGACGTGCAGGGTGCCGCCCTGCAGGACGCGGGCCGTGATGCCGCCGTGGCCGCGCACGGCGTTGTACCCGCCCGGCCCGAAGGCCTCCTCCATGCGGGAGCAGGGGTGGCACTCACCGGTCCCTTCCAGCAGCACCCAGCCGCGCTCGTCGCTCCCGATGCGGAACCGGCGGTCCTTGAGGGCCAGGAGCGGCAGGCCCGACACCAGGACGTTGCGGCGCAGCTGTTCGGGCGTCACGGCCCCCAGGCCCGCGAGCGCCGCGATGACCGGCAGGTGTTCCGCCTGGATGAGCGTCACCTGCCGCTTTCCGGCCATGGGTCGCGCCACGCCCGCCGCGAGCGGCCCGGCAGGCTCTGCTGCAGGTGCGGGGTCCTGCTGGCCGGCCTGGGCGCCCGTGAGGGCCTTCAGGCGGCCCGGCGCGACCCGCCCGTGATCGCCGATCAGGCCGACCATCTCGTGCGCCTCGGCGTCCGGCACGCTGAGCACCTCGCCTCGCCGCTCGCGACGAATCCCGATCCACTCCACCTGTCCGGGACGCGGCAGCCGCTCCCGGAGTTCCTGCATCGTCAGCACACGCAGCCCCCAGTCATGCGTGCAGGGTAGCGCCGCAGGGCCGGACCGCGGCACTTGTCGGCAGCGAAAAACCGTGCGGCGGTGTGTCGGCAGCGGGAGGCCGTGCGGCGTTGCCCTTTGGTATACTCGCGGGCATGAGGCGTCTGACCCGACTTGCGTATTCGCCCCGCCGCACGGTGGGGTGAGGGTCCGTCACAACCCGATTCCCGTCCAGGCGGCGCACGCGGAAGTGCGCCGCTTTTTTCTGCCTGCAGGGACGCCCTGCGAGGAGCTGCCATGAACGACATTCAGCGCAACCTGTCCACCGACGAGCAACTGACCCTCCTGAAACGCGGCGTGGTGGACCTCGTGTCCGAACCCGACCTGAAGGAACGCCTGACGCGCGGCACGCCGCTGCGCGTGAAGCTGGGCGCCGACCCCACCCGCCCGGACCTGCACCTGGGGCACGCCGTGATCCTGCGCAAGATGCGGCAGTTTCAGGACCTGGGGCACAAGGTCATCATGCTGATCGGGGACTTCACGGCCACCATCGGCGACCCGACCGGCAAGAGCAAGACCCGCCCGCCCCTCACGCTGGAGGAGGCGCGCGCCAACGCCGAGAGCTACCTGCAGCAGTGCAGACTCGTCCTGCGGCAGGAAAGCGAGGTGCTGGAGGTCCGCTACAACAGCGAGTGGCTGGAAAAGATGGGCTACAAGGACATCATCCAGCTCGCGAGCCGCTACACGGTCGCGCGCATCATGGAGCGCGACGACTTCCGCAAGCGCTTCGAGGGCGGCGTGCCCATCTCGGTGCACGAACTGCTGTACCCGCTCACGCAGGGGTACGACAGCGTGGCGCTGGAGGCGGACGTGGAGCTGGGCGGCACGGACCAGCTGTTCAACAACCTCGTGGGCCGCGCCCTGCAGCGCGACTACGGGCAGGAACCGCAGATCGTGATGACGCTGCCGCTGCTGGTGGGGCTGGACGGCACCGAGAAGATGTCCAAGAGCCTCGACAACTACATCGGCATCACGGACGCCCCGCACCTGATGTTCGCGGCGCTGATGAAGGTCCCGGACGCCCTGATGCCCAACTACTTCACGCTGCTGACGGACCTGCCGGAAGGCGAGGTGCAGGCCCTGCTGGCCGGGCACCCGGCCGCCGCGCACGAAGCGCTCGCGCGGACCGTGGTGAGCTGGCTGCACCCGGACGCCGACCTGGACTCGGCCCTCGAACGCTACCGCGCGGTCGCGAAGGGCGGCATCCCGGAGAACATCCCCAGCGTCACGGTCCCGGCGGGCGAGGTGAACGCGGACGGTCAGGTGAGCGTGGCGCGGCTGGTGGCGCTGGCGGGCCTGGAACCCAGCAACGGCGCGGCCCGGAAACTCATCCAGAACCGGGGCCTGCGGCTGAATGGCGAGGTGTACGGCGATCCACAGGGCCTTTGGACGCTCGGCGCGGACGGCGTGGTCCTGCAGAAAGGCAAGGACAAGTTCATGCGGGCCGTGCTGGAGGGCTGAAGGAAGTCCGCCCCGCCTTCATGCATGCGGGCGGGAT
Encoded here:
- the tyrS gene encoding tyrosine--tRNA ligase is translated as MNDIQRNLSTDEQLTLLKRGVVDLVSEPDLKERLTRGTPLRVKLGADPTRPDLHLGHAVILRKMRQFQDLGHKVIMLIGDFTATIGDPTGKSKTRPPLTLEEARANAESYLQQCRLVLRQESEVLEVRYNSEWLEKMGYKDIIQLASRYTVARIMERDDFRKRFEGGVPISVHELLYPLTQGYDSVALEADVELGGTDQLFNNLVGRALQRDYGQEPQIVMTLPLLVGLDGTEKMSKSLDNYIGITDAPHLMFAALMKVPDALMPNYFTLLTDLPEGEVQALLAGHPAAAHEALARTVVSWLHPDADLDSALERYRAVAKGGIPENIPSVTVPAGEVNADGQVSVARLVALAGLEPSNGAARKLIQNRGLRLNGEVYGDPQGLWTLGADGVVLQKGKDKFMRAVLEG
- a CDS encoding MOSC domain-containing protein, with protein sequence MLTMQELRERLPRPGQVEWIGIRRERRGEVLSVPDAEAHEMVGLIGDHGRVAPGRLKALTGAQAGQQDPAPAAEPAGPLAAGVARPMAGKRQVTLIQAEHLPVIAALAGLGAVTPEQLRRNVLVSGLPLLALKDRRFRIGSDERGWVLLEGTGECHPCSRMEEAFGPGGYNAVRGHGGITARVLQGGTLHVGDRLEPL
- a CDS encoding YqhA family protein; translated protein: MTSPERPDPAPERSPAPAAGSPLRQGLARRGFGLTLLIVEFGVLSSFLFSLALYIFGTVQTVHELWAALPGLGQSSTLKTLLVSAIEQADVLLVATALLIISIGLQALFVQQLDDLPDWLHIRTFDDLKNKLLGIVVVALVVEFFKLAIKWDGSSSILTLGLALAAIILAVAAYTLAQARANGSHGQQGHGEQGD